Within Rhodopirellula halodulae, the genomic segment GTTGCTGAAGGAATGGATTGACTCTGGGGCTCGTTGGTCAGTCGACTTCATCGACCCGATTGTGTTTGTGACCGGGGCGGCCAGCCAACCCTTTGTGCAACGTCTGACGATCGATGAGTACATCGAAACGGTGCGAAGTGCGGTTGGCGTGGAGATCGCTGATGAGGCTGAAGAGTGGTTGCCGCCCGACTTGCGTGCGGACGGTTTTAGCAATACCGCCTACAACTTGAATGTGGATTTGAAGCATGTTGAGTCCTACGCGCGGCTCGCTCAAATCATTGTCCAGCGGATGGACGTTGCGAAGTTTGCCAAGCGGTTTTCCAAATCAAGGAGCTTGAACACAGATGCCACGGCCCGGAAGTTCGTTGCCGCTTTGGGCGAGCATTTGTTGCGTGGGCCGCTCGATGAACGGGAAGTCAGCAACTACAGCGGCATTCTGACGGCGGTGGCCAGCGCCGGTGGCTCGTACGAGCAGGGCGTTGGTTTGATGATGGAGGCGATGCTTCAATCACCGCGATTTGTTTATCGAATCGAACGTCAACAAAACGCTGGAGCGGTGGACCATTACGAACTGGCTTCGCGCCTGAGTTACATCGTTTGGGGTGGCCCACCGGATGCAACGTTGATGCAAGCTGCCGCGGACGGGCGATTATCAAACCGCACAGAAATTCGCGAACAGGTTCAAAGGATGTTGGATGATCCTCGTGCGGTGGATCGTTCGGCGCGGTTTGTTTCCGATTGGTTGCATTTGGGCCGTCTGGAAAACATGCAGCCCAACATCAAGCGTTATCCGCACTGGTCGCCGGAGTTGGGACGCGACATGCGGAGAGAGACGTTGGCGTTTTTCGAAGACGTGGTGTGGAAGCAACGACGACCGCTCAGTGATCTGTTCAATGCCTCGTTCACCTATGTGACGCCTCGATTGGCTGCCCACTACGCACTTCCGTTTGAACGGTCGCAGTCCAGCAGCACGACCGCAAGCGATGCGTTGCAAAGGATTGACCTGACAAAGGTGGAGTCTCGCGGCGGGTTGTTGACGCACGGCAGCGTGTTGACCATCGGTGGCGATGATGCCTCGATGGTAACGCGAGGTTTGTTTGTCTTGAGGGACATCCTGCGAGGCGTCATCGGAGCACCGCCTCCCGGTGTGGACACGACTCCGGTGCCGACTCAGCCTGGCATGACTCATCGTGACATCGCTCAAGACCGAATCGACAACGTGGCGTGTGGTGGTTGCCATCGCAAGTTTGAGCCTCTCGCGTTTGGTTTGGAACAGTTTGATGGCTTGGGGGCGTTTCATACTCAAGACGAATTTGACAACACGCTCCGCAGTGACGGCCAATTGGTCATTCCGGGCGAGCCACAGCCGATTTCGTATCAAACGTCCGCGGAACTGATGGATCACTTGGCCGCCAGCGAGCGAGTCCGGGAGACGCTGACGTGGAAGTTGACACAGTTTGCTATGGGGCGACCGCTGGGGCCCGCCGATGCTGCCATCGTCCAGTCCATTCATTCGGAGGGGCAGCGTGATGGCGGAACCTATCAGAGTCTGCTGACCGCCATTGTGACGAGTGATCTGGTCACTCGGTATCGTCCGCCTTCCGTGCCGTGATATATCGTTTTGTCGTCTTCCGGCCCTCACGTGCTAGCTCAACAACGCTCGCCGATTCGCCCGCATCATTCAATTCAAATGACTCTCGAAGGGAATTGATCCATGAAGAACACTCGTTTGCAACGCCGGGCTTTGTTGAAGAGCGTCGCGGCCGCAACCGTGGGGCTGCCTCTGTTGGAAGAGATGATGGTCGGTTCCGTCTCGGCGGCGACGGATCAAGCCGTTCCGGTGAGAGCGCTCAATGTGTTCTTCGGTTTGGGGATTCCCGCACCGATTCAACAGGAAGGTTTCGACGACGTTTTGGAGCCGTTGAAACCGCTGAATGACAAACTGTTGATCATGCGGAAAGTGGACCAGATTCGCTGCGATGAAAAAGGAAGCAACGCTCACTACGATGGTGCTTCCGGGGCGTTCACGGCCGAACCACCGGACGGCGAAGCGAAATCGGGTGGTCCGTCGATTGATCAAGTCATCCGACACACGCACTATCCGGATGGAATGCCGCCCGGGATGGTGCCAACGTTACTGGCGGGAACCTATTTCCGGCGTTCTCGGGTTGGCCGGTATGTCCACAGTTACAACATGGACGGAACGGTTGCGGCGACGACTCAAGAGAAACCACGCGATGTGTTCGATCGTGTTTTTGGTGGAATGGCTGTCTCGGGCGACGATCTGAACCAGCGGTTGCGCCGGAGCGTGCTGGATTCCGTGGTGGAAGATTATCGGTACTACACCGGACCGCGATCACCGCTGGGTGGTTCTTCGAAATCACGCGTGTCAGACCACCTCGATCGAATTCGCGAATTCGAGCAACGTGCTTTCGCGATGAAACATCGTGATGAAAACAGCCCGCCCATTCCGCCACGTTCCGTCATCCCTCACGGTGGTCCGGCGGATCCGGGAGGTCAGGGTATCGATATCACGTTGGATGAACTCACCAATGAATGGCGTTTGCTGGCCGACATTTATGCGTTGGCGATCCAGATGGATCGCGTGCGGTTCGGTGCGCTGACGTTCTTGGCTGCCGGAGAGCGGATTCGGTTGACGGGAGATTACGTCTACGACGGCGAAACCCGGTATCGGTTTGACGATGCGAAGCAACTCAACGCCAGTGGTGACAAAGGGTGCAGCCACGAGTGGTGGCACAAGTTCAACGAGAAGAAACGCAACGAAGCCTTGCGGGCTCATGCTCATATGAAAATGAGGGAAGTGGCTTACTTCCTACAAGCTTTGGACAGCGACGATTGCCGTGAAGCCAACGGACGCACGATCCTTGAGAACTCACTGATTACCGTTTCAACCGAGTCGGGTGACGGCCGACACAACGACGTCAAACGCGAATTGTCGGGCGTTTTTCACTGCATCACGGGGGCCAATGGTCGGTTCAAGACAGGCCAAATTCTGGATGTGGGGGCCGAGGGGATCGACGTCTACAACACGATGCTGGATGCCTATCAAACGAAGCATCGCTTGGGGCCGGCCAAACGCGAATTTCAGGCGACCGATTCCATCCGAGCGTAACGGACGACCCAAGAAAGTTTTCGTGTTTCGGATGTTCGGATTTGTTAAGATTTGGGTTCAGCCATTGGTCAACGATGGTCCCGCCCCAACTTGCTGCTCCTACCCACCCCAGGCATTCCGATGAACAACGATCGTTCTTCCGCGTCACAGATCGCCCGCCGTGACTTTGTCAAACTCGGAGGAGCCGTCGCGGCTGGCGTTGCAACCGGCGGTCTGCTCAACACTCGGTTTGTCCACGCAGCGGGAGCCTCCAATGTGTCCGCCGAGAGTGTTGTTGGAGAGCTGTATGCTTCACTGACGGATGCGCAGAAGCAAGTCGTTTGCCGACGTTACGATCACGCGGATCGAAGCAAGATCAATGCGAACTGGCACGTGAGCAAAGTCACCATCGGTGACAGCCTGTTTTCGAAGCATCAGCGAACGTTGGTCGATCAAATTGTCCGCAACATCACATCATCAGACGGCTACGATCGGTTGCAGGAACAGATGGAATACGACGACGGAGGCATGGACAGCTACAGCTTCGCCTTGTTTGGCGAACCCGGAAGCGACCAATTTCAGTTCGAGATGACGGGGCGTCACCTGACGATGCGTGCGGATGGAAACCATGACGACAAGGCTGCCTTTGGAGGACCGCTCGTTTATGGGCACGCTCAGGAATATCTGCCGGACAGCGTCTTCTTTTATCAGACTCAGCAAGCGAACGAGGTGTTCCAAGCGTTGGATCCGGAGCAAGCCAAACTGGCTTTGCGAAAGAAGGCTCCCAGTGAAACCGCGGTGCAATTGCAGGGCGAAGGCGGGAGGTTCCCGGGAATCGGTGTCGATCAACTTTCCGCCGACCAGAAAGAACTTGTGCAATCCACACTCAAGACTCTCCTGGCACCCTATCGCGAATCGGACGTGGATGAGGTGATGAAGATTTTGAAGGAAACCGGCGGGATGGATCAGTTGCACATGGCGTTCTATCAGGAAGAAGACGTCGACAACGATCAAGTTTGGGATATCTGGAGAGTCGAAGGTCCCTCGCTGGTCTGGCATTTTCGCGGTGCACCTCACGTACACGCGTACATCAACATCGGCGTGAAAGCTTAGTTGGATCTGGTACGGACCCCACGGGTTGAAGTCGATGGATTAATTTGGGCGGAGGAAACGTTGTTTGGTTTCGCCCTCCTGCCCTCCAGCCTGCCATGTCCCGCCCCAGCCTATTGTTTCGTCCAGTGCACGTCGGACGAGCATCGATCCGCAACGGATGGTGCTCACAACACTTGCGATCACTCGTTGCAGTCGGAATTTGTGTCCGAGAAAGGCTTGCGTCGGCACAAGCCCGAAGCCTTGCCATGGCGAGTTTGTTAGTTGGATGTCTGCTGGTCACAATCGGTTCGCCAAACGCTGCTGCGGAACAACCGGCGTATGATTTGGTGCTTCGGGGCGGCAAGGTCATCGATGGGACGGGGACTCCGTGGTATCGAGCCGACGTTGCCATTCGTGATGGCAAGATTGTTGAGATCGGTCGCATCGGAGCGGACCGGGCCAAGCAATCGATCGACGTCGATGGTTTGATCGTCGCACCGGGGTTCATCGACATGATGGGCCAAACGGCGACGCCAATGTTGCGGGACCAACGGTCCGCCATCAACTTGCTCACGCAAGGCATCACCACCATCAACGCGGGAGAGGGCTATTCCGCCGCGCCGGTTTCCGATCACGATGCGAAGTCGTTGGGTTGGAAGACGATGGCGGAGTACTTCCAGTTGTTGGACATGGAAGGCATGCCAGTGAACGTCGTCCAAACTGTGGGGCACACGCAAGTTCGCGAACTGGTGATGGGGGAAGACAATCGCCGCCCCAGCGAAGACGAACTGAAGCAGATGCAGGATCACGTTCGCGAAGGGATGCGGGCCGGTGCGATTGGTGTTTCGACCGCGTTGATTTATCCGCCGGCTGTTTACGCGACGACGGAAGAGATTGGTGCGTTGGCAAAGGTGGCGGGTGAGTATGGCGGTCGCTACTACACTCACATGCGGAACGAGGGCGACCAGCTTCTGGAAGCGATCGACGAAGCCTTGCAGATTGGTCAGGTCGGAAATACACCGGTGCACATCTTTCATTTGAAAGCCGCGGGCCAATCGAATTGGGGCAAGATGCCGTTGGCGATCGCGACGATCCAGGCGGCTCGTTCGGCTGGCCAAGAAGTCACCGCGGATATCTATCCGTACATCAACAATGGGCTTGGGATTGATGCCTTGATCCATCCGAGGCACTTCGGTGAAGGCCGCGGCAAGTTCTTGCAGCGATTGGAGACCGATGCGGAGCTGCGTGCCGAAGTGAAGGAAGAGATCGAGACCACCGGTGGTTGGGAGAATTGGTATCGGCATGCCGGTTCGGATTGGAATCGCATCATCGTCGGCAAAACCAACCATCCGCAGTATCGCGAACATGTTGGCAGTTCCGTCGCGGCGATTGCAAAAGCCACCGGCGATGACGAATGGGAGGTTTTCTTTGGGTTGTGCACGTCCGCGACGTTCGCACTGCCAGAAACGATGACGGACGCGAACAAGATTCTGGCGATGCAGCAGCCATTCGTTTCGTTCTGCACCGACGTCGGACCGGCGGGCGGCAACTACGGTGCGTCTCATCCAAGGTCCTACGGTGCTCTGCCGCGGGTTCTTTCGCGATACGTGCGAGGGTACGGCGCAATTCCGATGGAACGAGCGATCGCTCAAGCCAGTGCGGGGGCGGCCAGCGCGGTGATGCTGCGTGACCGAGGCCGGATTGCGGAGGGCTTGGCGGCTGATGTGATCGTGTTTGACGAAGACGAGCTGGCTGACCGTGCCACATTCGAGGAGCCGCACGCCGAGTCAGTCGGCATGAAGCACGTGATTGTGAACGGAACTTTGGTCTACACCGACGGCAAAGCCACGGGCAAACGTCCCGGCCGCGTTCTGCGAGGCCCTGGTTACGAACCAGTTGACTTTGCCAAACAGGCTCAGGTTGGCGATTCGCGAGAAAACTATGTTGAGTTGGACGGCGTCATTCAAGATTTCCTGCGGGAGAATCGGTTGCCCGGTGTTTCGGTCGCGATCTCCGAAAGCGGCAAGCTGGCTTACTCCAAAGGTTTCGGTTTCGCCGACGTTGGGTCTCGGGAGCTTGTCACGCCAGAAAGCCGTTTCCGGATCGCCAGCGTTTCTAAACCGATCACATCGGTTGCCGTGATGAGGTTGGTTGATGCGGGCAAGCTGTCTTTGGAAGACAAGGTGTTTGACCTGTTGGACGCGGAGCCGCACTTGGAAGACGGAGCCAAATTAGACGAACGTCAAAGCGAGATTACGATTCAGCATTTGCTGCAACATCGTGGTGGCTGGGACCGTAATCAGTCCTTCGATCCCATGTTCCGTGCCGTGCCATTTGCTGAAATGCTCGGCGAGGAACCTCCGGCCACGCCGCGGATGGTGATCCGAGTGATGCGTGGCAAGCCTTTGGACTTTGATCCTGGCGAGCGATCCGCGTATTCGAATTTTGGATATTGTTTGTTGGGACGCGTGATCGAGCAGGTGAGCGGGCAGGACTATGGTGAGTTTGTTCAGCAGGAAGTGCTGCGTCCGTTGGGAATCACCGACATGGAGTTGGGAGCCACACGTTTGGAGGAACGCAAGCCTCGTGAGGTGCGGTACTACGACCCCGCGATCGGAACGTCGGTCTTCGCGGATGATTTGAATTCCGAGGTGCCTCACGCTTACGGGGCATGGCATTTGGAAGCGATGGATTCGCACGGTGCCTGGATCGCGACGGCGTCAGATTTGGTGCGATTTGGGGATGCGTTTTCGGACCCCAGTGATTGTCCCATTTTGTCGCGAGAGAGCGTGGAGGCGATGTTCGAACGCCCGGATGGACTGGCGGGGCACAAGAAAGATGGTGAGCCAAAGTCCAGCTACTACGGATTGGGATGGTCGGTCCGGGAAGAGGAGAGCGGCAAGCGATATTCGCACAACGGATCACTACCAGGGACCAACGCGATGTTGGTGCACCGTCCGGATGGACGAACGATCGCGATTCTTTTCAATGCACGAGTGACCTGGAACAACGCTGCGGTGGTCGGTGGTTTGCTGCGACGTTTGGAACAGGTGCTGGATCGGTGAGAGTGCGCGTGAGCCCCTCTCCCCCGACCCCTCTCCCCGAAGCGGGGCGAGGGGAGCCAGGGTATTCGCTTACACACAATATCCAGGCTCCCTTCTCCCCCGTGGGGGAGAAGGGCTGGGGAAGAGGGGGCAGGCACCTGAAAAAACTTCGATCTCTCGAGCGGCTTTGATAGCGAAGGTGAATCAAGATGCGACGCAATCCGGAGCGACAAGCCGAACGCATTGAGTTTGCTCGAGAGCAGCGTCATCAGGCGAATGAGTTTTCGGTGGATGTTTGGCAAATGGTTCGAGCCGGTCGAATGCTTGGCGAGAAGTTTCGTCGCGAACATCCGTTGGGAAGTTACACGCTCGACTTTGTTTGCCTACGTCTGCGTTTGGTGATTGAGGTGGATGGGAAGCATCATTTGAACGAGGAAGGTGTTGAGCGTGATGCGGTGCGAGATCGGTTTCTGAAGGATCGTGGCTTTACGGTTCTGCGAATTCGTGGGTTTGAGGTCACGCAGGATGGGGCAGCGGTGCGTCGTCGAATCGAGGAGGTGGTGAGGCGGTTGCAGGGTGATGCCCCCTCTCCCCCAACCCCTCTCCCCGAAGCGGGGCGAGGGGAGCCAGGGATTTAGACAAAACCTAATCATCCAGGCTCCCTTCTCCCCTGTGGGGGAGAAGGGCTGGGGAAGAGGGGGCTGGAGCCTGAAGCAATTCCGATCGCTTGAGAAAGACGATCAGTTCGGTGCAATTCATAGGCTGGAGCGCTGAGCAATACGGTCATTTCCAAAGCCCCGGCTCCCTCAACATCTCCTGACGAGCTACGGTGAGCACCAGTTGGTTCGAACGATCGTTTCGTCGCTTTGATTCGGAGGTTGTTGGGTGAGTTCGAGTGACGCTTTGTGCCGAGTGGGGACGCATATTGAGTCTCGGAGGCACGTGGTTTGGTTTCCGCATGCGGGGGGCGCGACGGCTCCGCTGTTCAAGCAAATGCGGGCTCTATCGGCCAGTCCATCCACGCTGCCAAAGCTCAATCTTTGGGCGGTTCGACTGGCGGGGCGAGAGTCGCGATTTTCGGAACCACTCGAGACCGAGATGGAGTCGTTGGTCGATACGCTAGCCCAGGATTTAGAACATCAATTCCAACCTGATGACGAACTCGTTTTGGTAGGACACAGCCTGGGGGCATTGATCGCGTATCGCTTGGCAAGCCGCTTTCTTCCAACAGACGCCGCCGCTTCGTGCCCGAGAGTGAAAGGCTTGATCGTGATGGGCAGCTCGCCTCCGATGATGTGGACTCAGAATCGAGACTGGTTGGACTGGGACGACGATGCTTTTGCGGACGAACTGGATCGGCGTTACGGCGGTTTGCCGGCTGGGTTGAAGGACCATCCCGATGCGCTGACGATGTTTCTGCCCATTGTTCGAGCCGATCTGAAGTTGGCTCGTGGCGTTGCAGATGCCGACCATCCGGTGTTGTCCGTTCCGATTCGTGCTTTTGCGGGGGCGGACGATCAGGTGGCCAATCGGGTCAAAATGCAGGGCTGGCAATCGTTGACTCAGGCTGGGTTTTCGTTGCGTGTGTTGCCGGGAGGGCATTTCTTTCCTTTGCCAAACCTGAGCAAAATTCTGCTGACCGCGGAGTCAATGCTGGGCTGAGCAGAAGTTTGACGGCCGCGATTGCGTGTGAAACGGTCGGATTGCTCTTGAGGTGCTTGGGGGTGGGATGCGATTGTGAAGGGCGATCCGCGAAACGGCGGATCGATGGTTGCCCGTTCATTCCCGCGTTGGTTCGTTCCGCCCGTGACCCAAATCGATCGCTACGTTTTGGTGCTCTTCCTGCGCACGGTGCTCGTGTGCTTTTTGTCGCTGGCGGGCATCTTCATCGTGTTTCACGCGTTCACGGCGATGGACGATTTGATTGCGCAATCCAAAGCTGGCGAGCCGTTGCCTCTGGTCCTGGGAAAATTCTACGGGCCGTATCTGTTGCTACTGTTCGACATGACCGGAACGATCATCACGCTGATGGCGTTCCTGTTCACGGCGGGATGGTTGCGACGCACCGGGGAACTGACCGCCACCTTGTCCGCCGGAGTGTCCCACGGGCGGATCTTGCGACCGATGGTCATGGCATCGCTGGTGATCATCACCGTTCAATTGGCGAACCGTGAATGGGTGATTCCTCGGTTCCGTGATTCGCTGACGATGAAAGCGAAGAACCTCAGCGGTGACACGGAACAAGCCGTCATGCCGACCTATGATCAAGCCGCCGGTATCTTGATCGAAGGCGACCGGATGCGAAGCCTAGCTCGCGTGATCTATCGCCCCAACTTTCGCTTGTACAGCGACTACGCCGGTTTTGGGGAAGTCTTGCTGGCCGACGAGGCGATCTGGTGGGACCCAGAAGAAACCAGAGTTTGGTTGCAAGGTGGAAACGCCGTTTCCCCAGCAGCTACCGAATCAAACACATCAGATGACGAACCGGCAACGGTAGATTGGACGGATCTCACGTCTCGTCAGGGAATGCCCGAAACAACCGGCTATCTACTGCGTGGCGTGCGTCGACCAGAGGACCTGCGGCGCGTTCCATCGGCGGGGCCTGCGGCGATGGAGCAGTTGATGTTGCTGACGCCGGCCGACCAGTCTTGGTTAGGACCGGATGAGTGCTTTGTTGTCACCAGTATCGATCCCAACATGCTACAAACGCAGGAGACCGCAACGAAGCTGGCTTCGGTGTTGGAGTTGTCGGGACGCATCCGCAATCCGGCCGTGCACAGCAGCATGGCGCTGCGAACGCTGACCCACGAGCGAATTGTGCGGGCTCCGTTGGACTTCGCTTTGATTCTGTTGGTCTTGCCAATGGTAGTCAATCGGCGTGGTCGGAAGCTGTTTGTGCTAATCGCCTCGGCGGTGGGGCTGGTCATCGGCTTCTTCGCTTTGAAGACGATCGCAAGTACTCTCGGCGGCAGCACCAATTTGGTGACGCCTGGGGTCGCTGCGTGGATCCCGTTGCTCGTGATCGGGCCACTGGCCTATTCGCGACTGCGTCATGTCCAAACGGTGTGAACGCGGCGTCGTGAACCAGTCGTGATGCTTCCGCCTGGCAGGGATATCGAATGAAGGTCAGCGTGGTGATTCCGACTTGGAACGAGGCTGGCAATATCGCTGATTGCATTCGGTCCGCGTTGCAATGTGGTGCCTGGGAAGTCATCGTCAGCGACGGAGGCAGTCAGGATGACACTTTGGCGGTGGTGAGTTCTCTGCAAGAGTCGCGAGTGAAGTTGTTGCGAAGCGATCCCGGTCGCGGGGTGCAACTGCGAATGGGGGCTAGCCACGCAAGCGGCGAGATGTTGCTGTTCCTGCATGCGGACAATCGATTGCCAAGCGATGCGCTGGAGCAGATCGCGGGGGCGGGGTGGCCAAAGTGGGGCGGATTCTGGCAGCGAATCGACGCGAAAGGGATTCGGTTTCGATTGTTGGAGTGGGGGAACGCCTATCGCGGGCGGAGCCGCTCGAATTTGTTTGGCGACCAAGCAATCTTTGTTCAGCGTGGGTTGTACGAAGCGGTCGGCGGTTTCGCGCCGGTGAGTTTGATGGAGGATGTCATGCTCTCGGCCGAGCTTCGGAAGCATTCGCCGGCGACTCTGTTGCCTGGTCCGGTCTCGGTGGATGCCAGACGTTGGAAGCAACGCGGTGTGGTGCTTCAGACCTTGCTGAATTGGCGGATTCAGCGAGCGTTCGCAATGGGCGCTTCACCCGACGAGTTGCGTCAGATTTATGACGGTTGAGACGATCGCATGATGACGGCGGCTCGCATGGGGCGTGCGGCTGGCACCGATCGAGCGAACTTTGACGTGCTCGCAACGCCGAAAGGACACTTTTTGCCTGCTCGATTTGAGCGTCTGTGAGTTTTTGGTGAATGGTTGATAGGACGTGGTCCCCTCCGGGGTGCGGTGTCCGCCACATCCGTTCTGAAACACTCACAAGTTGGAAGTCTCATGCCCGTTCTGTTGATGATCAACCTCAAAGGTGGAGTTGGAAAAACCGCGTCGACGGTTGCGATTGCGGAGACATTGGCGGAGCAGGGCTACAAAACGCTGGTGATCGATGCGGATCACCAAAGCATGGCTGGCGAGTTGCTTCTTGGCGAGAAACGTATGTTGCAGTGTGAGAAAGGCAAACGCACGTTGCACGATGTGTTCCTGGAAATGTGCAGCGATGATTTCGAGCTAGCCGACCTTCGCAATTTCATCGCGCAGGACACGTCGAATGTGGAAACGGTTTGTGACTACTTGGACGTGATTCCGTGTTCGTTCCGGATCGATGATTTTTACAACAACGCCTTTCGATCAAAACGCAAGACGGGATTGTTTGATACCGAACGAGAGTTGTTCGACCACTTGAAGAAGCAAATGCCGGGCGTGAAGGCGTGGCTGAATCAACTCTACGATTTTGTGATCGTCGATTGTCCGCCCAGCATTGCGATGCAAGTCAAAATGTTCTTGCGAATTGCTGACGGTTGTGTGATTCCGTCCATTCCCGATCAGTTGTCAGTGCGAGGGTCAGCCAACTTGGTGGATCGTTTGCGTCGCTATCGTGTGGACACGATCGGAACTCTGTGGACGCTCTATCGTCAGCAAACGTCCTTGCATCGCATGATGGTCAACGAGCCCTATTCGAAATTGCCGACGCCGTTTGACGCGGTGATCCCCAACGCGACTCAATTGGCAACCGCGGTCGATCCACGCGAGTTGGCAACGGTCAAGTCAAACTGCGATGCGAAGTACAGTCGTCAATTCGCGTCTCGCTACCGAGACCTCTGCGGCGAGATGATCTCGCGGCTGCGAAATCTGGGCGTGGTTGTCGAAGAGCGACAAGAAGAACTGATCTGCTTGTGAGACCTAGCTGGGAAAGCAAGCTTTCAGGCCTGCCTGATTTAGCAACGCTTGAACGACAAGTGACGATTTTAAACAAGTGACGATGTGAGCGCTGTGGCACAAGCCGCCCGGTGAGGAACCGGAGGGCTCACGCCCTACCGTTATGCCATCGGCTGTTCGCGTGACTCTTAGAACGGCGGTTCAGCTACTGGCGTGAAATCTTTATTCACGTTGCCTGACAAGTGAATGTCATCCGGGTCGAGGGTAAGAGCAGGGGAACCGGAGGAGAGATCCAAGTCCTCCAGGTTCACCCAGATGACGTTGGGGCTGGTTGTCAGCTCAAAGAAAAAACGTCTGGCATCCAGGTTTGCGACGGTGCGGTATTCGGTGTCGTAGATCGTTCCCGGCGTCTTGTAAGGCGCATTGAATGGCACGGAAGCGTTTCGGGCCAGCGACAGCGTCGTGGCAATTGCTTCTCGTTCTCCTTCGGGTTTGCGAAGCGTCTTCAAGAAGTAGTGGGCTCGCACAAAACGATCGATCGGATTGACGTTGCCGGGGAGCGGTGTTTGGCGAGTCGCATTCGCGAAATCCCACTTCTTTAGTTCGAGCAACTGTTGATCGTAGGGCGGATCATTGGTCACCACTTGATGTTCGGATCCATGATAGATCTTTGGCTGGCCATCGACGTATTCGATGATCGCGGAATCTCCTGATGCATCTTCGATTGCAAAGTGAAGCGACGACTTGAATCCCGCGTGTTCGACCATGATTGGTTGAACGTCTTTCATTCGCTGCAGAGCTTCTTCGACTGTGGCGGCGTTGTC encodes:
- a CDS encoding thioesterase II family protein, with product MVWFPHAGGATAPLFKQMRALSASPSTLPKLNLWAVRLAGRESRFSEPLETEMESLVDTLAQDLEHQFQPDDELVLVGHSLGALIAYRLASRFLPTDAAASCPRVKGLIVMGSSPPMMWTQNRDWLDWDDDAFADELDRRYGGLPAGLKDHPDALTMFLPIVRADLKLARGVADADHPVLSVPIRAFAGADDQVANRVKMQGWQSLTQAGFSLRVLPGGHFFPLPNLSKILLTAESMLG
- a CDS encoding LptF/LptG family permease — translated: MTQIDRYVLVLFLRTVLVCFLSLAGIFIVFHAFTAMDDLIAQSKAGEPLPLVLGKFYGPYLLLLFDMTGTIITLMAFLFTAGWLRRTGELTATLSAGVSHGRILRPMVMASLVIITVQLANREWVIPRFRDSLTMKAKNLSGDTEQAVMPTYDQAAGILIEGDRMRSLARVIYRPNFRLYSDYAGFGEVLLADEAIWWDPEETRVWLQGGNAVSPAATESNTSDDEPATVDWTDLTSRQGMPETTGYLLRGVRRPEDLRRVPSAGPAAMEQLMLLTPADQSWLGPDECFVVTSIDPNMLQTQETATKLASVLELSGRIRNPAVHSSMALRTLTHERIVRAPLDFALILLVLPMVVNRRGRKLFVLIASAVGLVIGFFALKTIASTLGGSTNLVTPGVAAWIPLLVIGPLAYSRLRHVQTV
- a CDS encoding TIGR04283 family arsenosugar biosynthesis glycosyltransferase, translated to MKVSVVIPTWNEAGNIADCIRSALQCGAWEVIVSDGGSQDDTLAVVSSLQESRVKLLRSDPGRGVQLRMGASHASGEMLLFLHADNRLPSDALEQIAGAGWPKWGGFWQRIDAKGIRFRLLEWGNAYRGRSRSNLFGDQAIFVQRGLYEAVGGFAPVSLMEDVMLSAELRKHSPATLLPGPVSVDARRWKQRGVVLQTLLNWRIQRAFAMGASPDELRQIYDG
- a CDS encoding ParA family protein, coding for MPVLLMINLKGGVGKTASTVAIAETLAEQGYKTLVIDADHQSMAGELLLGEKRMLQCEKGKRTLHDVFLEMCSDDFELADLRNFIAQDTSNVETVCDYLDVIPCSFRIDDFYNNAFRSKRKTGLFDTERELFDHLKKQMPGVKAWLNQLYDFVIVDCPPSIAMQVKMFLRIADGCVIPSIPDQLSVRGSANLVDRLRRYRVDTIGTLWTLYRQQTSLHRMMVNEPYSKLPTPFDAVIPNATQLATAVDPRELATVKSNCDAKYSRQFASRYRDLCGEMISRLRNLGVVVEERQEELICL
- a CDS encoding linear amide C-N hydrolase produces the protein MSASTAMACTRILWNTNGVLTVAGRTMDWAESTEPKLHVFPRGMQRNGGRVGPIDIGDKNPLSWTSRYGSVVVSAYGLASVDGLNEKGLAMHLLFLTATDYGPRNPEKAGLQAGLWGQYLLDNAATVEEALQRMKDVQPIMVEHAGFKSSLHFAIEDASGDSAIIEYVDGQPKIYHGSEHQVVTNDPPYDQQLLELKKWDFANATRQTPLPGNVNPIDRFVRAHYFLKTLRKPEGEREAIATTLSLARNASVPFNAPYKTPGTIYDTEYRTVANLDARRFFFELTTSPNVIWVNLEDLDLSSGSPALTLDPDDIHLSGNVNKDFTPVAEPPF